CGTTAACATCTATGGCCTGTTAGTTTGCACCGGGGGATTTTTGCTCGGTGCCATGTTCTCAAAGCGGGACACTCGCGCACGTGAGATATCAGTTTAAACATAAGGTTATTTGGTTGCCCGCTTGTCAGAGCCCATAGGTCCAAAACATCGAGTCTTGAGTGTTTGCTGATTCTCATAGATAGAACCTTGATGGAGTGCTAATGGAAAGCATTTTCACGGGAATATTTGCAAGTCTTGGTTCCAATGTGGAGACACCGCGAACAATTAAGGCATCAAAGTTATCTATACCTTGCCCATCACGAATGCCATTCAGCGGCCATGCGTCGGCAGAAAAATAGCCTTGGATCAATAACCGGCGTGGTTTCGTAGAAGCGTTCGAAGCCGATCCGTGCCCAGAGCGTACATGATGGAGCGTTAACGGGCCGGCCGCTCCTGTCAGGGGTACAGCTTATGAAAAAGCCATTGGTGTTTTAATTGGATCGATCGCTCCACAGAAATACCCCTCACTGTGATGATCGATTACGCCAGCCTTGTGGGAGCCGGGAAATACCATCTTAGGCCCATTATCTTCATCAACGTCATCAAGATAGACACCCAATGCTAGGCCTGTATCGTTAGTGTGTTGATAGAATGCCCAGTCAGAATGTCATTCAACTGCCGCACCGTACCCCGGCGCTTTCATATTCATTTTTTTATTCTAGGGCCTAATATTGGGACCAATAATTTGCTCTACTGGGTTTAGGGCGATGTCACTGCGCAGGCATTCATTGAAAACAGCCCAACACGTGAATGGTGATTTAAGACGCCTAACCCTGGGCTTATGTGACGAGTGTGTTTGTTCAAGATCGTAGAATTCGTTGCTTTCAGTCAATCCTTTAGCATCTTCTACTATTTTATCCCTTAATCTCAGAATCTTATCTAACAAGCTAGTTGGCAAAGGCCTATCTGTAACGGTAACACTATCTTCCCAGTATTGTTCTAATTTGTCGGGCATAAAGCTTTTTGACCATAACAACGTTTCTTAATTCCAAATTCACATGTCATAAGGAAAAGCACCAGCCGAGCCCCTGTACCTTTCAAGATATATAATCAGTTACGCTAAATATAAATACGCGTAAATTTCATTTAATTACTATCGTGTGCGTTTTTTTTAGACTAATTTGATCGATCATATACTAGTTTTGAGGAGAACGCAGAACAGTGTGGGTCGCATGTCTGTTCTCTACTTGACTGTTAAATTTATATTGGTGGCTATTGAATAACTCCTGAGGACAATGGATGGACGATGATCTCCCTTTCAACGGCGTAAAAGTACTTGATCTTAGTCAAGGTGTAGCGGCTCCTTATTGCGGAATGATGTTGGCGCGTAATGGCGCTAGTGTAATTAAAGTAGAGCCGCCTGGAACCGGTTGCTGGAGCCGTCAGCTTGGTAAGCATAAGGGGGACCAGACTGCGCATTCAGTCGTTGTGCACCGCGGCAAAAGATCATTAGGTCTCAATCTTAAGAAAGATGAGGGCTTGAAGATCGCAAAAAAAATTGCTGCCCAATGCAACGTTGTTCTGCAGAACTACCGTGTTGGTAAAATTGACAAATTCGGTCTTGATTATGCTAGCGTTTCTAAGATGAATCCATCAGTCGTGTATCTATCGGTCACAGGGTTTGGCCATGAGGGCCCGCGCCGTAATTTGCCAGCTACAGATTCTGTGATGCAGGCATACACCGGTATGATGTCGATCAATCGTGACTATAACGGTACCCCCCAACGGATGGACATGTTGACTATTGATTTCGGCGCTGGGCTCTATTGTTTTCAGGCAGTAGCAGCCGCGCTCTACAGACAGGCCATTAGAGGTAGTGGAAAGCATATTCGAACTAGTCTGCTCGAGGCATCATTAACTTTCCAGGAGGCGGCAATGATGGAGTCTTACCTTCAAGAAGGCGATGCAGAACCGATCGGCATGCCGGTTGGATGTTTCAAGACCAAAGACGGCTTTATGAGCATCAATGCGCGTCGGGATCCCCATTTTAAAGCATTTTGTGAACTGATTGAAAAAGAAGAATGGATAGATGATCCACGCTTTGCCAATGCGCTCGATCGGGTTACCCACCGGGAGAAACTTTTAGAAGAGATTCGCCCCATCATACAAACGAAGACTTGTGATGAATGGAATGAGGCTCTGGATGGGATCGATGTATTGAACGCAAAAGTGCACACCCACAATGATCTGTTTAAAGATCCACAGGTCAAGGCAATGAGGGCAGTGCATTGGGTTAAGAATGACACCCTTGGTATGTTACCCATGGCGACAATTGCCGGGCAACCTCTGCCCGAAGATGGTCATCCGCTTACCCACAGCCCACATTTGGGGGAGCACAATGATGAAATACTAAGCGAACTGGGTTACTCCCAAGCTTATACAGATCAACTTAGAGCCAAGGGAGTGATAGGAGGTTATTGTAATGACAAGCCTTCAAAGTAGATTAGGCCGATACTGGGACTGTACCGCGCACTGTGATTCGCTGCATCCTGCGTCGCAGTGGTAGCTCGAAGTTGTGTTCAACAAAATGTTGTGTTGGGAAATTATCCCATATTAATAAATCGCCCACCTGCCATTTATGTCGGTAGACAAAGCTTGGTTTTTTTACCCACTCAACCAGAAAGCCCAGCAAATGCTCGCTTTCCTCTGTTGGCAGATCATTTATGCGGACAGTCATGGCTTCATTGCAAAATAAAATTTTCCGTCCGGTAAAGGGATGCTTGATTACTAGTGGGTGTTCAACGTCGTTGAGAGCTTCTGCTGATTTCGCAAATTGCTCTCCTTGGCCAGATTTGAAATAGGCGTAGGCATGTCGATTGATGATTGATTTACCATCAATGCGGCTTTTGATGTCATCGGGCAGCTCGTCGTAGGCTGCAGCTGTGTTGGAGAACAATGTATCGCCGAGCACGGTTCCGTCATCTGAAATAGGCACTTCAAAGGAATAGAGAAGTGATGCCCGGCTCGGTGTTTTGGTGTATGCGAGATCAGTATGCCAAAATTTACCCGCATCGGACACGCCGATCGGTTTGCCGTCTTCGTCGAGGACATTAGAAATTATAACGATCTCGCCGTGATTCGGATGAGAAAAGTGGCCATAGATATCATTGTCTATTTCGCCAATACGTTGGGAAAACCGGATGTGATCCTCCTCCGAAATGTCCTGATTCCGAAAAACAATGACTGAATGGGTGTGAAAAGCATTTAGTATTGAATCGAAAGTGTTGTCGTCAAGCGGCCGACTAAGGTCAACACCGATTATCTCAGCGCCGTGAGCGCCGCCAGAGGGAATAACTTCCATCGCCTTTCTCCCATGTCAGATTAAATTTCTAGTAGTGCGATATATTTTTAAGTTACGGAGTTTTTAATTGTCAATTCAGGTGCTTTTTGCCACGGTGTTGAGCTGGGGGCAAGGCGCGGTAACTCTAATATAGGAATATTGGTCAGAAACCGTTTTATAGAATTAGCTGTTTCGTGGATAGGGACCGGGCTATATTCTGACTCGCTGATCACTATGGAAGCGACATTCAACCCGAACTTTTGTGCAGTCTCTACAGTGGTTAGCGTATGACTGATTGTCCCAAGGTATGAACCGGCAACCATTATAACGGGGTATTTCAACGCTTGGATCCAGTCTAGGACAGTCTTGGAATCTGTCAGGGGTACCATCAATCCCCCTACACCCTCGATTAGCAGGAGATCGTCCGACCCGGCTTCTGCTTCCCGACAAAACTCTACAATAGATTCGAAGTCTAGGCGCATACCTTCTCGTGCTGCTGCCATGTCTGGAGAAAGTGGTGCTTTAAACCGCCATGGCGAAATCGACTCTATCGCGGCATTTGTTTGTTCAATCTCAAGGCATTGCAAAATTTGCGTTGTATCACTTTGGTTGCATGTTTTCTCATCAAAACCGCTAATCACTGGCTTTAATACACGAACCGATTTACCTTTTTTCCGAGCCTGCCAAGCGAGCGTTGTAGTGACAACCGTCTTCCCGATTTCAGTGCCTGTAGCAGTTATAAAGAGTTTCTTCATGAGCTAACCTTGAAAGGATTAATAGGCTTTTCAGGTAGAAAAGGTCGTAACAAATTAGCAAGCTGACGCACATCGGCCTCTTTGTGCTCGGCAGTAAAAGTAATACGTAGCCTAGATGTACCCTCTGCGACGGTCGGGGGGCGAATTGGCGTGACAATATACCCTTCGTTTTCAAGTGCTGAGCTAGCTTCGAGCGCCTTTTCTGCGGAACCAAGGATCACTGGCACAATACAGCTTTCAGGCTCTGATAGGCCGAGGGTATTAGAAAATAGTTTGGCATGCATCATAGGTTTTTTCACCAATTCTTTGTCCGTAGAAATTAACTCAAGAGAGGCAATCGCAGCGGCTAATGTTGCGGGTGGTAGACCTGTGGTATAGATAAAGCTGCGTGCACGGGTTTTGATGAAGTCGATTACAGGTTTAGAGGCACATAGATAACCCCCGTAACCACCAATCGCCTTCGATAGAGTGCCCATTTGCAAGGGCACCGGAATTCGATTTCCATCAACGTAGGAACTGCCTTTGCCTTCTGCAACAACGCCGAGCCCATGAGCATCGTCGATTAATAGCCAGGCATCGTACTTCTCAGCTAATGATGCAATTTCTTTAACCGGCGCTCGGTCACCGTCCATACTGTACACCCCATCGACAAGAATCATACATTTTGGATACTGACTTCGCGATATTTCAAGTATTGCTGTCAATTGATTGACATCGTTATGGTGAAAAGTTTTAAAGGTTGATCTGCTTAAGTGCGCCCCAGCATATAAACATGCATGGCAGAGTTCATCGGCGATTATGAGATCATCGCGTCCAACAAGGCAAGGGATTGCGCCAAGATTTGTTAAGTACCCGCTACCGAAAACAATGGCATCCTCACTTCCCTTAAAGTTTGCGAGCTTAGCTTCTAGTTTTGCGTAAAGCGGAGTGTTGCCAGTTACTAAACGTGATGCTCCAGATCCTGCCCCATAACGATATAGTGCTGAATTAGCCGCAGAAAGAACTTTTGGATGATGCGATAGATCCAGGTAGTCATTACAAGAAAATGAAACCATATCTTTTCCTGTGCGCCGTGTTTTTGCCGGACCATGGCGATCGGTTTCGACGAGGATGCGGCGTAATTTTTTTGCCTCCATGTCGTCGAGTTTTCCTTGGCAAAACTGATCGAGTGAATTCAAATCAATCTCCTTTATTCTGTCTAAAGCCCTGCACGAGTATGCGTCTCTCAATGAGGTCTCGAACAGTTATTTGACTTTATCCTTGCGGTTAATGAATATGCACATTTATAGTATCTGGAATTGAAAGTATTTTGAATGAGTTTAGCTGAAATAGATCCCGTCGCTTTCACTGAAAATGATGGATTACGCCATAACTGGCGCCGTAGAGAAATAATGGAGCTTTTTGCACTCAGCTTTAATGATCTTCTATTTGAAGCTCAAACAGTCCATCGTCGGCATTTCAACCCTAACCACGTGCAGAAAAGTCGTTTGCTATCAATCAAAACTGGCGGTTGCCCAGAGGATTGCAAGTACTGTCCGCAAAGTGCACACTATCATACGGAATTATCGGCCGAAAAATTACTAGAAGTGGAAGCAGTGCTAGCCGAAGCTAGGGCTGCAAAAGATACTGGTGCCTCACGGTTTTGTATGGGGGCGGCGTGGCGTAATCCGAAGGATCGTGATCTCGATAAGATAATTGCCATGATAAAAGGTGTAAAAGATCTTGGAATGGAAAGCTGCATGACACTTGGAATGCTAACTAAAGAGCAGGCCTCTCGACTTTCCGAAGCTGGTCTTGATTATTATAATCATAATGTTGATACATCAGAAGAATTTTACTCAGAAATAATTACAAGTCGTACCTACCAAGATAGGCTTGATACCATAGACCATGTTCGAAATTCCGGCATGAATGTCTGTTCTGGCGGTATAGTTGGTCTTGGCGAGGAACGAGAAGATCGAGCAGGCATGTTGATGACACTTGCAAACATGAAACAGCACCCCGAGAGTGTTCCAATAAACATGTTGGTGAAGGTGGAGGGAACACCACTTGACAACAACGAAGACTTTGATGTGCTGGAGTTCATTAGAACCATAGCAGTAGCGCGTATCTTGATGCCTAAAAGTTTTGTGCGTCTTTCTGCTGGACGTGAAAGCATGAGTTGTGAAGCTCAAGCCTTATGTTTTATGGCTGGGGCGAATTCAATTTTTTGTGGTGAAAAGCTTTTGACTACGTCTAATCCCGAAGTTGATGAGGATGATGCTCTATTCGCGCGCCTAGGTATTTGTCCTCTAGAGATGCCACTGAACGAGTGATTATTTTGTGATGGATAATGCTTGGCCAGACTGGGCGAGGGATGGATATCCTCATTTGTGGTTACCGTACGCTCAGATGCAAACACAAACAAATCCGGAAGCAGCGGTTCGTGCGAGCGGAGTTCGGATTGAGCTAGCTGATGGCACTAGTTTAATTGACGGCACTGCATCTTGGTGGACGGCGTGCCACGGCTATTCGCATCCTCATATTCGTCAGGCCGTTGCATCGCAACTTGAGAAATTACCGCATGTCATGCTCGGAGGTTTTATTCACGAGCCGGTTGCTCGGCTGTCAGAGCGCTTAGCTAATATACTACCTGGTGATCTCGGTCATGTTTTCTATTCTGAGTCAGGGTCAGTTTCTATTGAGGTCGCGATGAAAATGGCCGTGCAATATTGGCTTAATCGTGGTCAGCGCGGGCGGGCTAAATTTGTTAGTTTTCTTAACGGTTATCACGGCGATACTATGACAGCGATGTCGGTTTGCGACCCCGAAGAGGGGATGCATTCGATGTTCAAGGGGGTATTACCCGAGCAGTTCGTGATGCCTTTACCGAGAACTGATGAAGAATTTGAAGATTTTGAGTCCTTTCTCGCCGATGAATCAGTCCGCCTTGCAGCAGTACTCTTAGAACCGTTAGTGCAAGCGGCAGGTGGCATGAAATTTCATTCACCCGAAATATTACGGCGTGTAAGCAAACTTTGCCATCGCTATGATTTACTGCTGATCCTTGACGAAATTGCGACAGGCTTTGGGCGCACCGGTAGCATGTTTGCCTGCGAACAAGCAGGCATTACTCCAGATATCATTACATTATCTAAGGCGCTCACCGGCGGTACAATGCCGTTAGCGGCAACTGTTGCTAATGATCGGGTCTACGAAGCATTCTTATCAGAGGACTCAGGTAAAGCATTTATGCACGGTCCTACTTATACTGGGCATGCATTGGGCTGTGCCGCAGCAAACGCCTCGCTGGATTTGTTTGAAAGTGAGGATCGATTGGCACAGGTCGATTTAATACAAACCCAACTATCGGAAGAACTCCATGAATGCGCCAGACTTAACGGGGTGATTGATGTCCGCGTAAAAGGCGCCATTGGCGTTGTTCAGCTAGACCGCGTGCCTGATTTAGCTGCCATGCGCAAGCAATTTACATTGGAGGGGGTGTGGGTTAGACCTTTCGGAGATTTTGTTTATCTGATGCCTCCCCTTATAATTGAACCAAATGATCTTACTGTTCTAACTCGAGCGGTATACAAGGTTATTTCACAATGGTCTAATGAAGGGTAGAGGCTCGAAACGGCATCAATTATACGTTTTTAATATTGAAAACGGCACTTTCCTTACTTAGGGTTTAGTTTTAAAGACGCCGAGTTAATGCAGTAACGTAGGCCAGTTGGATGAGGTCCATCAGAAAATACGTGCCCGAGATGCCCATTGCAGCGAGAGCACATTACTTCCGTGCGTACCATTGAATGGCTGATGTCCTGTCGTTCGGTAATACTATCCTCTTTTATTGGTTGGGAAAAACTTGGCCAACCGGTCCCAGAGTTGAACTTGGCTTTTGAACTGAACAAGTCCTGTCCGCAACAAACGCATTCGTACGTGCCGTCGATGGTACAATCATAATATTCACCCGTAAAAGCCCTCTCAGTGCCTGCCTCCCGAGTGATGTGATATTGCTCTGGAGTCAGTTGTTTGCGCCATTCAATATCGGACTTGATGACTTCTCCCGGCATTTTCCTCTCCTTGGTGTTGTGCAAAACTACACCATCAATGTTCTAGCTCAGCCAATATACTTGTCTCATTATATAATC
Above is a genomic segment from Pseudomonadota bacterium containing:
- a CDS encoding aminotransferase class I/II-fold pyridoxal phosphate-dependent enzyme, whose translation is MNSLDQFCQGKLDDMEAKKLRRILVETDRHGPAKTRRTGKDMVSFSCNDYLDLSHHPKVLSAANSALYRYGAGSGASRLVTGNTPLYAKLEAKLANFKGSEDAIVFGSGYLTNLGAIPCLVGRDDLIIADELCHACLYAGAHLSRSTFKTFHHNDVNQLTAILEISRSQYPKCMILVDGVYSMDGDRAPVKEIASLAEKYDAWLLIDDAHGLGVVAEGKGSSYVDGNRIPVPLQMGTLSKAIGGYGGYLCASKPVIDFIKTRARSFIYTTGLPPATLAAAIASLELISTDKELVKKPMMHAKLFSNTLGLSEPESCIVPVILGSAEKALEASSALENEGYIVTPIRPPTVAEGTSRLRITFTAEHKEADVRQLANLLRPFLPEKPINPFKVSS
- a CDS encoding TauD/TfdA family dioxygenase produces the protein MEVIPSGGAHGAEIIGVDLSRPLDDNTFDSILNAFHTHSVIVFRNQDISEEDHIRFSQRIGEIDNDIYGHFSHPNHGEIVIISNVLDEDGKPIGVSDAGKFWHTDLAYTKTPSRASLLYSFEVPISDDGTVLGDTLFSNTAAAYDELPDDIKSRIDGKSIINRHAYAYFKSGQGEQFAKSAEALNDVEHPLVIKHPFTGRKILFCNEAMTVRINDLPTEESEHLLGFLVEWVKKPSFVYRHKWQVGDLLIWDNFPTQHFVEHNFELPLRRRMQRITVRGTVPVSA
- the msrB gene encoding peptide-methionine (R)-S-oxide reductase MsrB, which translates into the protein MPGEVIKSDIEWRKQLTPEQYHITREAGTERAFTGEYYDCTIDGTYECVCCGQDLFSSKAKFNSGTGWPSFSQPIKEDSITERQDISHSMVRTEVMCSRCNGHLGHVFSDGPHPTGLRYCINSASLKLNPK
- a CDS encoding adenosylmethionine--8-amino-7-oxononanoate transaminase — protein: MDNAWPDWARDGYPHLWLPYAQMQTQTNPEAAVRASGVRIELADGTSLIDGTASWWTACHGYSHPHIRQAVASQLEKLPHVMLGGFIHEPVARLSERLANILPGDLGHVFYSESGSVSIEVAMKMAVQYWLNRGQRGRAKFVSFLNGYHGDTMTAMSVCDPEEGMHSMFKGVLPEQFVMPLPRTDEEFEDFESFLADESVRLAAVLLEPLVQAAGGMKFHSPEILRRVSKLCHRYDLLLILDEIATGFGRTGSMFACEQAGITPDIITLSKALTGGTMPLAATVANDRVYEAFLSEDSGKAFMHGPTYTGHALGCAAANASLDLFESEDRLAQVDLIQTQLSEELHECARLNGVIDVRVKGAIGVVQLDRVPDLAAMRKQFTLEGVWVRPFGDFVYLMPPLIIEPNDLTVLTRAVYKVISQWSNEG
- a CDS encoding CoA transferase yields the protein MDDDLPFNGVKVLDLSQGVAAPYCGMMLARNGASVIKVEPPGTGCWSRQLGKHKGDQTAHSVVVHRGKRSLGLNLKKDEGLKIAKKIAAQCNVVLQNYRVGKIDKFGLDYASVSKMNPSVVYLSVTGFGHEGPRRNLPATDSVMQAYTGMMSINRDYNGTPQRMDMLTIDFGAGLYCFQAVAAALYRQAIRGSGKHIRTSLLEASLTFQEAAMMESYLQEGDAEPIGMPVGCFKTKDGFMSINARRDPHFKAFCELIEKEEWIDDPRFANALDRVTHREKLLEEIRPIIQTKTCDEWNEALDGIDVLNAKVHTHNDLFKDPQVKAMRAVHWVKNDTLGMLPMATIAGQPLPEDGHPLTHSPHLGEHNDEILSELGYSQAYTDQLRAKGVIGGYCNDKPSK
- the bioD gene encoding dethiobiotin synthase, coding for MKKLFITATGTEIGKTVVTTTLAWQARKKGKSVRVLKPVISGFDEKTCNQSDTTQILQCLEIEQTNAAIESISPWRFKAPLSPDMAAAREGMRLDFESIVEFCREAEAGSDDLLLIEGVGGLMVPLTDSKTVLDWIQALKYPVIMVAGSYLGTISHTLTTVETAQKFGLNVASIVISESEYSPVPIHETANSIKRFLTNIPILELPRLAPSSTPWQKAPELTIKNSVT